Proteins encoded in a region of the Burkholderia ubonensis subsp. mesacidophila genome:
- the rpsN gene encoding 30S ribosomal protein S14: MAKLALIEREKKRARLVAKFAAKREALKAIIEDQSKSEEERYEARLELQQLPRNANPTRQRNRCAITGRPRGTFRKFGLARNKIREIAFRGEIPGLTKASW, from the coding sequence GTGGCTAAACTGGCACTGATCGAACGTGAAAAGAAGCGCGCCCGCCTGGTCGCGAAGTTCGCAGCAAAGCGCGAAGCGCTGAAGGCGATCATCGAAGACCAAAGCAAGTCGGAAGAAGAGCGCTACGAAGCACGCCTGGAACTGCAGCAACTGCCCCGCAACGCAAACCCGACCCGCCAGCGCAACCGCTGTGCGATTACGGGCCGTCCGCGTGGCACGTTCCGCAAATTCGGCCTCGCGCGCAACAAGATTCGTGAAATCGCATTCCGTGGCGAGATTCCTGGCCTGACCAAGGCGAGCTGGTAA
- the rpsH gene encoding 30S ribosomal protein S8: MSMSDPIADMLTRIRNAQMVEKVSVAMPSSKVKVAIAQVLKDEGYIDDFAVKAEGAKAELNIALKYYAGRPVIERLERVSKPGLRVYRGRNDIPQVMNGLGVAIVSTPKGVMTDRKARATGVGGEVICYVA; this comes from the coding sequence ATGAGCATGAGTGATCCTATCGCCGATATGCTGACTCGCATCCGCAACGCGCAGATGGTCGAGAAGGTATCGGTCGCGATGCCCTCGTCGAAGGTCAAGGTTGCAATCGCGCAAGTCCTGAAGGACGAAGGTTATATCGACGATTTCGCGGTGAAGGCTGAAGGCGCGAAGGCAGAACTGAACATCGCGCTGAAGTACTACGCTGGCCGTCCGGTCATCGAACGCCTCGAGCGCGTGTCGAAGCCGGGCCTGCGCGTGTACCGCGGCCGTAACGACATTCCGCAGGTCATGAATGGCCTCGGTGTGGCAATCGTGTCGACGCCGAAGGGCGTGATGACCGACCGCAAGGCGCGCGCTACGGGCGTCGGCGGCGAAGTCATCTGCTACGTCGCTTAA
- the rplF gene encoding 50S ribosomal protein L6 translates to MSRVGKSPIALQGAEVKLADGAITVKGPLGTITQAVNPLVNVANNDGTLNLSPADESREANALSGTMRALIANMVHGVTKGFERKLTLVGVGYRAQAQGDKLNLSLGFSHPVVHQMPEGVKAETPTQTEIVIKGINKQQVGQVAAEVRGYRPPEPYKGKGVRYSDEVVILKETKKK, encoded by the coding sequence ATGTCTCGAGTAGGTAAGAGCCCGATCGCGCTGCAAGGCGCGGAAGTCAAGCTGGCTGACGGTGCAATCACCGTCAAGGGCCCGCTGGGCACCATCACGCAAGCGGTCAACCCGCTCGTGAACGTGGCGAACAACGACGGCACGCTGAACCTGTCGCCGGCGGACGAAAGCCGCGAAGCAAATGCACTGTCGGGCACGATGCGCGCGCTGATCGCGAACATGGTGCACGGCGTGACCAAGGGTTTCGAGCGCAAGCTGACGCTGGTTGGCGTCGGTTATCGTGCGCAAGCGCAAGGCGACAAGCTGAACCTGTCGCTGGGTTTCTCGCACCCGGTGGTGCACCAGATGCCGGAAGGCGTCAAGGCTGAAACCCCGACGCAAACCGAAATCGTGATCAAGGGGATCAACAAGCAACAAGTCGGTCAAGTAGCTGCGGAAGTCCGCGGTTACCGTCCGCCGGAGCCGTACAAGGGCAAGGGCGTGCGCTATTCCGACGAGGTTGTGATCCTCAAAGAAACGAAGAAGAAGTAA
- the rplR gene encoding 50S ribosomal protein L18, which translates to MDKTQSRLRRARQTRIKIAELQVARLAVHRTNTHIYAQVFSPCGTKVLASASTLEAEVRAELADKSGKGGNVAAATLIGKRIAEKAKAAGIESVAFDRSGFRYHGRVKALAEAAREAGLKF; encoded by the coding sequence ATGGATAAGACTCAATCTCGCCTGCGCCGCGCTCGCCAGACGCGTATCAAGATCGCTGAGCTGCAGGTCGCGCGTCTCGCCGTGCATCGCACGAACACGCACATCTACGCTCAAGTGTTCTCGCCCTGCGGCACCAAGGTGCTGGCCAGCGCGTCGACCCTCGAAGCGGAAGTGCGCGCCGAGCTCGCCGACAAGTCAGGCAAGGGCGGCAACGTTGCTGCCGCAACGCTGATCGGCAAGCGTATTGCTGAGAAGGCTAAGGCCGCCGGCATCGAATCCGTCGCCTTCGACCGCTCGGGCTTCCGCTACCACGGCCGCGTGAAGGCGCTGGCCGAGGCAGCTCGCGAAGCTGGGCTCAAGTTCTAA
- the rpsE gene encoding 30S ribosomal protein S5, with translation MAKMQAKVQADERDDGLREKMISVNRVTKVVKGGRILGFAALTVVGDGDGRIGMGKGKAKEVPVAVQKAMEQARRNMFKVPLKNGTLQHEVHGKHGASAVLLAPAKAGTGVIAGGPMRAVFDVMGVQNVVAKSHGSTNPYNLVRATLDGLRKQSTPADIAAKRGKSVEEILG, from the coding sequence ATGGCAAAGATGCAAGCGAAAGTTCAGGCTGACGAGCGCGACGACGGCCTTCGTGAAAAGATGATTTCGGTCAACCGCGTGACCAAGGTCGTGAAGGGTGGCCGTATTCTCGGCTTCGCCGCACTGACCGTGGTTGGCGACGGCGATGGCCGCATCGGTATGGGCAAGGGCAAGGCGAAGGAAGTGCCGGTTGCCGTCCAGAAGGCAATGGAACAAGCTCGCCGCAACATGTTCAAGGTGCCGCTCAAGAACGGTACGCTGCAACACGAAGTGCACGGCAAGCACGGCGCATCGGCAGTCCTCCTCGCTCCGGCGAAGGCAGGTACCGGTGTGATCGCCGGCGGCCCGATGCGCGCAGTGTTCGACGTGATGGGCGTTCAGAACGTCGTGGCGAAGAGCCACGGTTCGACGAACCCGTACAACCTCGTTCGTGCGACGCTGGACGGTCTGCGCAAGCAGTCGACCCCGGCAGACATCGCGGCGAAGCGCGGCAAGTCCGTCGAAGAAATTTTGGGCTAA
- the rpmD gene encoding 50S ribosomal protein L30 — MSEKTVKVQLVKSLIGTRESHRATVRGLGLRRLNSVSELQDTPAVRGMINKVSYLVKVIA; from the coding sequence ATGTCTGAAAAAACTGTCAAGGTTCAGCTCGTGAAGAGCCTGATCGGGACCCGCGAATCGCACCGCGCGACCGTGCGTGGCCTGGGCCTGCGCCGACTCAACTCGGTTAGCGAGCTGCAGGATACGCCGGCGGTCCGCGGCATGATCAACAAGGTCTCGTACCTGGTTAAGGTCATCGCGTAA
- the rplO gene encoding 50S ribosomal protein L15, with the protein MELNNLKPAAGAKHAKRRVGRGIGSGLGKTAGRGHKGQKSRSGGFHKVGFEGGQMPLQRRLPKRGFTSLTKEFVGEVRLGDLEKLPVDEVDLLALKQAGLVGELTKSAKIIATGELKRKIVVKGLGATKGARAAIEAAGGSFAE; encoded by the coding sequence ATGGAATTGAATAACCTGAAGCCGGCAGCTGGCGCCAAGCACGCCAAGCGTCGCGTCGGCCGTGGCATCGGTTCGGGCCTCGGCAAGACGGCTGGCCGTGGTCACAAGGGTCAGAAATCGCGTTCGGGCGGCTTCCACAAGGTCGGCTTCGAAGGCGGTCAGATGCCGCTGCAACGTCGTCTGCCGAAGCGCGGCTTCACGTCGCTGACGAAGGAATTCGTTGGTGAAGTGCGCCTGGGCGACCTCGAGAAGCTGCCGGTCGACGAAGTCGATCTGCTCGCACTGAAGCAAGCCGGCCTGGTCGGCGAGCTGACGAAGAGCGCAAAGATCATCGCCACCGGTGAACTGAAGCGCAAGATCGTCGTGAAGGGTCTCGGCGCCACCAAGGGTGCGCGCGCTGCGATCGAAGCGGCTGGCGGTTCGTTTGCCGAGTGA
- the secY gene encoding preprotein translocase subunit SecY has product MANSPSLAKPGRSTAKFGDLRRRAMFLLLALIVYRIGAHIPVPGIDPDQLAKLFQSQAGGILGMFNMFSGGALSRFTIFALGIMPYISASIIMQLLAIVSPQLEALKKEGQAGQRKITQYTRYFTVVLATFQAFGIAAALENQPGLVTDPGMLFRLTTVVTLVTGTMFLMWLGEQITERGLGNGISIIIFGGIAAGFPNAVGGLFELVRTGSMSIISAIIIVVLIAAVTYLVVFIERGQRKILVNYAKRQVGNKIYGGQSSHLPLKLNMSGVIPPIFASSIILFPATILGWFSTGQPSGSWFSNTLHNVAEALKPGQPVYVLLYTLAIVFFCFFYTALVFNSRETADNLKKSGAFVPGIRPGEQTARYIDRILTRLTLAGAIYIVFVCLLPEFLVLRWNVPFYFGGTSLLIIVVVTMDFMAQVQSYVMSQQYESLLKKANFKGGNIPMR; this is encoded by the coding sequence TTGGCTAACAGCCCGAGTCTTGCAAAACCCGGTCGAAGCACGGCGAAATTCGGCGATCTGCGCCGGCGAGCGATGTTCCTGCTCCTGGCGTTGATCGTCTATCGCATCGGCGCGCACATTCCCGTGCCGGGCATCGATCCGGATCAACTGGCTAAGCTGTTCCAGAGCCAGGCGGGCGGCATCCTGGGCATGTTCAACATGTTCTCGGGTGGCGCGCTTTCCCGCTTCACGATCTTCGCGCTGGGGATCATGCCGTACATCTCGGCGTCGATCATCATGCAGCTGTTGGCGATCGTCTCGCCGCAGCTCGAAGCGCTGAAGAAGGAAGGGCAGGCAGGGCAACGGAAGATCACGCAGTACACGCGGTATTTCACCGTGGTGCTCGCGACCTTCCAGGCGTTCGGTATCGCGGCCGCGCTGGAAAACCAGCCGGGCCTCGTCACCGACCCCGGCATGCTGTTCCGTCTGACGACGGTCGTGACGCTGGTAACCGGCACGATGTTCCTGATGTGGCTGGGTGAGCAGATCACCGAGCGAGGTCTGGGCAACGGTATCTCGATCATCATCTTCGGCGGGATCGCAGCAGGGTTCCCGAATGCCGTCGGTGGGTTGTTCGAGCTGGTTCGCACGGGTTCGATGAGCATCATTTCGGCGATCATCATCGTCGTTCTGATCGCCGCGGTGACTTACCTGGTCGTGTTCATCGAACGTGGTCAGCGCAAGATCCTCGTGAACTACGCGAAGCGCCAGGTCGGCAACAAGATCTACGGCGGGCAGTCGTCCCACCTGCCGCTGAAGCTGAACATGTCGGGCGTGATTCCGCCGATCTTCGCATCGTCGATCATCCTGTTCCCGGCAACGATCCTCGGCTGGTTCAGCACGGGTCAGCCGTCGGGAAGCTGGTTCTCCAACACGCTGCATAACGTGGCGGAGGCGCTGAAGCCGGGCCAGCCGGTCTATGTGCTGCTGTACACGCTGGCGATCGTGTTTTTCTGCTTCTTCTACACCGCGCTGGTGTTCAACAGCAGGGAAACCGCGGACAACCTGAAGAAGAGCGGCGCGTTCGTGCCGGGCATCCGTCCGGGCGAGCAGACTGCGCGATACATCGACCGCATCCTCACGCGTTTGACGCTGGCCGGTGCGATCTACATCGTCTTCGTGTGTCTGTTGCCGGAATTTCTGGTGCTGCGCTGGAACGTGCCGTTTTATTTTGGTGGAACGTCGCTGCTGATCATTGTCGTCGTCACGATGGACTTCATGGCGCAGGTGCAGTCGTACGTTATGTCGCAACAGTATGAGTCGCTGCTCAAGAAGGCAAACTTCAAGGGCGGCAACATCCCAATGCGGTAA
- the infA gene encoding translation initiation factor IF-1 has translation MAKDDVIQMQGEVIENLPNATFRVKLENGHVVLGHISGKMRMHYIRILPGDKVTVELTPYDLSRARIVFRAK, from the coding sequence ATGGCCAAGGACGATGTAATCCAGATGCAGGGTGAGGTGATCGAAAACCTCCCGAATGCGACCTTCCGCGTGAAGCTGGAAAACGGCCATGTCGTATTGGGGCATATCTCCGGAAAGATGCGGATGCACTACATCCGCATCCTGCCGGGCGACAAGGTGACGGTTGAATTGACGCCTTACGATCTGTCGCGTGCGCGGATCGTGTTCCGGGCGAAGTGA
- the rpmJ gene encoding 50S ribosomal protein L36, producing MKVMASVKRICRNCKIIKRKGVVRVICSSDPRHKQRQG from the coding sequence ATGAAAGTGATGGCATCGGTTAAGCGCATTTGCCGCAATTGCAAGATCATTAAGCGCAAAGGCGTCGTTCGCGTGATCTGCAGCTCGGATCCGCGCCACAAGCAGCGCCAAGGCTGA
- the rpsM gene encoding 30S ribosomal protein S13 → MARIAGVNIPNHQHTEIGLTAIFGVGRTRSRSICVAAGVEFSKKVKDLTDADLEKLREEVGKFVVEGDLRREVTMNIKRLMDLGCYRGVRHRKGLPMRGQRTRTNARTRKGPRRAAQALKK, encoded by the coding sequence ATGGCTCGTATCGCAGGGGTTAACATCCCGAATCACCAGCATACCGAGATCGGCCTGACGGCAATCTTCGGTGTCGGCCGCACTCGCTCGCGCAGCATCTGCGTGGCAGCTGGCGTGGAATTCTCGAAGAAGGTCAAGGACCTGACCGACGCAGACCTCGAAAAGCTGCGTGAAGAAGTGGGCAAGTTTGTCGTCGAAGGCGATCTGCGCCGTGAAGTGACGATGAACATCAAGCGCCTGATGGACCTCGGCTGCTACCGTGGCGTTCGTCATCGCAAGGGCCTGCCGATGCGCGGTCAGCGTACGCGTACGAACGCGCGCACTCGCAAGGGTCCGCGTCGTGCAGCGCAAGCGCTGAAGAAGTAA
- the rpsK gene encoding 30S ribosomal protein S11 translates to MAKASNTAAQRVRKKVKKNVAEGVVHVHASFNNTIITITDRQGNALAWATSGGQGFKGSRKSTPFAAQVAAESAGRVAMEYGVKNLEVRIKGPGPGRESAVRALHGLGIKITAISDVTPVPHNGCRPPKRRRI, encoded by the coding sequence ATGGCTAAGGCTTCGAACACCGCGGCGCAACGCGTTCGCAAGAAGGTCAAGAAGAACGTCGCTGAAGGCGTGGTTCACGTTCACGCGTCGTTCAACAACACGATCATCACGATCACCGATCGCCAGGGCAATGCACTGGCATGGGCGACGTCGGGCGGCCAGGGCTTCAAGGGCTCGCGCAAGTCGACGCCGTTCGCTGCTCAGGTTGCTGCTGAGTCGGCCGGTCGCGTGGCGATGGAATACGGCGTGAAGAATCTGGAAGTGCGGATCAAGGGCCCGGGCCCGGGTCGTGAGTCGGCAGTGCGCGCACTGCACGGCCTCGGCATCAAAATCACCGCGATTTCGGACGTCACTCCGGTTCCGCACAACGGCTGCCGTCCGCCGAAGCGTCGCCGCATCTAA
- the rpsD gene encoding 30S ribosomal protein S4, whose translation MARYIGPKAKLSRREGTDLFLKSARRSLADKCKLDSKPGQHGRTSGARTSDYGTQLREKQKVKRIYGVLERQFRRYFAEADRRKGNTGENLLQLLESRLDNVVYRMGFGSTRAEARQLVSHKSITVNGVVANVPSQQVKAGDVVAIREKAKKQARIVEALSLAEQGGMASWVSVDAKKFEGTFKQMPERADIAGDINESLIVELYSR comes from the coding sequence GTGGCACGTTATATCGGCCCTAAGGCCAAGCTGTCCCGCCGTGAAGGCACCGACCTGTTCCTGAAGAGCGCGCGTCGCTCGCTCGCCGACAAGTGCAAGCTCGACAGCAAGCCGGGCCAGCACGGCCGTACCTCGGGCGCACGTACGTCCGACTACGGCACGCAGCTGCGTGAGAAGCAAAAGGTCAAGCGCATCTACGGCGTGCTCGAGCGTCAGTTCCGCCGCTACTTCGCTGAAGCCGACCGCCGCAAGGGCAACACGGGTGAAAACCTGCTGCAACTGCTCGAGTCGCGCCTCGACAACGTCGTGTACCGCATGGGCTTCGGCTCGACCCGCGCTGAAGCGCGTCAGCTCGTGAGCCACAAGTCGATCACCGTGAACGGCGTCGTCGCGAACGTCCCGTCGCAGCAAGTGAAGGCTGGCGATGTGGTCGCGATCCGCGAAAAGGCGAAGAAGCAGGCGCGTATCGTCGAAGCGCTGTCGCTGGCTGAGCAAGGCGGCATGGCGAGCTGGGTTTCGGTCGATGCGAAGAAGTTCGAAGGTACGTTCAAGCAAATGCCGGAACGCGCCGACATCGCAGGCGACATCAACGAAAGCCTGATCGTCGAATTGTATTCGCGTTAA
- a CDS encoding DNA-directed RNA polymerase subunit alpha, with the protein MQTSLLKPKIIAVESLGENHAKVVMEPFERGYGHTLGNALRRVLLSSMVGYAPTEVTIAGVVHEYSTLDGVQEDVVNLLLNLKGVVFKLHNRDEVTVTLRKEGEGVVTAADIELAHDCEVINPNHVIAHLSKGGKLDVQIKIEKGRGYVPGNVRRYGEDTAKIIGRIVLDASFSPVRRVSYAVESARVEQRTDLDKLVMNIETSGVITPEEAIRQSARILVDQLSVFAALEGTETAAEAPSRAPQIDPILLRPVDDLELTVRSANCLKAENIYYIGDLIQRTENELLKTPNLGRKSLNEIKEVLASRGLTLGMKLENWPPAGLDK; encoded by the coding sequence ATGCAAACCAGTTTGCTGAAACCCAAGATCATCGCCGTGGAATCGCTGGGCGAGAACCACGCGAAGGTGGTCATGGAGCCGTTCGAACGCGGCTATGGCCACACCTTGGGCAACGCGCTTCGCCGCGTGCTGCTGTCGTCGATGGTCGGCTACGCGCCGACCGAAGTGACGATCGCGGGCGTGGTGCACGAGTATTCGACGCTTGATGGTGTGCAAGAGGACGTCGTCAACCTGCTGCTGAACCTGAAGGGCGTGGTGTTCAAGCTGCACAACCGCGACGAAGTCACGGTGACGCTGCGCAAGGAAGGCGAAGGCGTCGTCACGGCAGCCGATATCGAGCTGGCGCACGATTGCGAAGTCATCAACCCGAATCACGTGATCGCGCATCTGTCGAAGGGCGGCAAGCTCGACGTGCAGATCAAGATCGAGAAGGGCCGTGGCTATGTGCCGGGCAACGTGCGTCGCTATGGCGAAGACACGGCCAAGATCATCGGCCGCATCGTCCTCGACGCCTCGTTCTCGCCGGTTCGCCGCGTGAGCTACGCAGTCGAAAGCGCACGTGTCGAGCAGCGTACCGACCTCGACAAGCTCGTGATGAACATCGAGACGAGCGGCGTGATCACCCCGGAAGAGGCGATCCGTCAATCGGCGCGCATCCTGGTCGACCAGCTGTCCGTGTTCGCGGCGCTGGAAGGCACGGAGACGGCAGCGGAAGCACCGTCGCGCGCACCGCAGATCGACCCGATCCTGCTGCGTCCGGTGGACGATCTCGAGCTGACGGTTCGTTCCGCGAACTGCCTGAAGGCCGAGAACATCTACTACATCGGCGACCTGATCCAGCGCACGGAAAACGAGCTGCTGAAGACGCCGAACCTCGGTCGCAAGTCGCTCAACGAGATCAAGGAAGTGCTCGCTTCGCGCGGTCTCACGCTGGGCATGAAGCTCGAGAACTGGCCGCCGGCTGGTCTCGACAAGTAA
- the rplQ gene encoding 50S ribosomal protein L17, with translation MRHRHGLRKLNRTSSHRLAMLRNMSNSLIEHEVIKTTLPKAKELRKVVEPLITLGKKPSLANRRLAFNRLRDRDSVAKLFDVLGPRFANRPGGYLRILKFGFRVGDNAPMALVELLDRPEVDETENVQEAE, from the coding sequence ATGCGCCATCGTCATGGTCTGCGGAAACTGAACCGCACGAGCAGCCACCGTCTGGCTATGCTCCGCAACATGTCCAACTCGCTGATCGAGCACGAAGTCATCAAGACGACGCTGCCGAAGGCGAAGGAACTCCGTAAAGTCGTCGAGCCGCTGATCACGCTCGGCAAGAAGCCGTCGCTCGCGAACCGTCGCCTGGCGTTTAACCGCCTGCGCGATCGTGATTCGGTGGCGAAGCTGTTCGACGTGCTCGGTCCGCGTTTCGCGAACCGTCCGGGCGGCTACCTGCGCATCCTGAAGTTCGGCTTCCGCGTCGGCGACAACGCACCGATGGCACTGGTCGAACTGCTGGATCGTCCGGAAGTCGACGAAACGGAAAACGTGCAAGAAGCTGAATAA
- the cutA gene encoding divalent-cation tolerance protein CutA, translating into MVVVLMLTTVPDAATADALADGALSERLAACVSRLGAIQSRYHWQGKVETAEEIQLLFKTSPVRSLELERFIQSNHPYDTPEIVSWQAAAAPKYGQWVAGETQRLFHV; encoded by the coding sequence ATGGTCGTGGTGCTGATGCTGACGACGGTGCCGGATGCGGCGACCGCCGACGCGCTCGCCGACGGCGCGCTGTCCGAGCGGCTTGCCGCCTGCGTGTCGCGGCTCGGCGCGATCCAGTCGCGCTATCACTGGCAGGGCAAGGTCGAGACGGCCGAAGAAATCCAGCTGCTGTTCAAGACGAGCCCGGTGCGCTCGCTCGAGCTGGAACGCTTCATCCAGTCGAACCATCCTTACGACACGCCCGAAATCGTCTCCTGGCAAGCGGCGGCGGCGCCGAAGTACGGCCAGTGGGTGGCGGGCGAAACTCAACGTCTATTTCATGTTTAA
- the dsbD gene encoding protein-disulfide reductase DsbD, with product MFNGMALRARIHALRFLALLLSLLAFTLGGMSLARAADDFLDPSVAFKFSASESPGQVDVRFKVADGYYLYRERFAFAVKSGQATLGEPQLPAGHVKFDQTFQKNVETYRGEVVIHVPVKQATGPFELAVTSQGCADEGICYPPAEHVLKVSGDALGAASPATTASPAGRDEATGSWFDKVTSADYAQSLLEGQGFFTVVALYFVAGVVLSLLPCSYPMIPIVSAIIIGQGTRATHARGFALSLTYVLGMALVYTVLGIAAALVGQSLGAWLQNPWVLGSFGVLLTAFAASLISGVDIALPQRWQNGAANASSGHKGGHFAAVAAMGALSALVVGACMTAPLFAVLAFIAHTGNALLGGAALFAMGLGLGVPLLIVGVGAGTLLPRAGTWMDGVKVFFGIVLLAAALWIVWPVLGGAFRMMLAALWLLVAAAALGLFSPHAGTPSIWRRLGRGLGAALAIWAATLLVGLAAGSTDPVKPLAVLAARTTASVAGTPAAGAQEGPAFASVGSNGELDALLRTSGQPVMLDFYADWCVSCKEMEHLTFTDSRVQARLAQLHLVRADVTANNPDDQALLKRFNLFGPPGIIFFDRNGKEIGRVVGYQAAETFLRSLDRAAVPTV from the coding sequence ATGTTTAACGGTATGGCTCTTCGCGCGCGCATCCATGCGCTGCGGTTCCTCGCGCTGCTGCTGTCGCTCCTCGCGTTCACGCTGGGCGGCATGTCGCTCGCCCGGGCCGCCGACGATTTCCTCGATCCGTCGGTGGCGTTCAAGTTCAGCGCCAGCGAGTCGCCGGGCCAGGTCGACGTGCGCTTCAAGGTCGCGGACGGCTACTACCTGTATCGGGAGCGGTTCGCGTTCGCAGTCAAGAGCGGCCAGGCGACGCTCGGCGAACCGCAACTGCCCGCGGGCCATGTGAAGTTCGACCAGACGTTCCAGAAGAACGTCGAGACCTATCGCGGCGAAGTGGTGATCCACGTGCCGGTCAAGCAGGCAACCGGGCCGTTCGAGCTTGCGGTGACGTCACAGGGATGCGCGGACGAAGGGATCTGCTATCCGCCGGCGGAGCATGTCCTGAAGGTGAGCGGCGACGCGTTGGGCGCGGCGTCCCCGGCGACGACGGCCTCGCCGGCCGGCCGGGATGAGGCGACCGGCAGCTGGTTCGACAAGGTCACCAGTGCCGATTATGCGCAGTCGCTGCTCGAAGGCCAGGGCTTCTTCACGGTCGTCGCACTGTATTTCGTCGCGGGCGTCGTGCTGAGCCTCCTGCCCTGCTCCTATCCGATGATTCCTATCGTGTCGGCGATCATCATCGGCCAGGGCACGCGCGCGACGCACGCACGCGGCTTTGCGCTGTCGCTGACCTACGTGCTCGGCATGGCGCTCGTCTACACGGTGCTCGGGATCGCCGCCGCGCTGGTCGGGCAGAGTCTCGGGGCATGGCTGCAGAACCCGTGGGTGCTGGGCAGCTTCGGCGTGCTGCTGACGGCCTTCGCGGCCTCGCTGATTTCCGGCGTCGACATCGCGCTGCCGCAGCGCTGGCAGAACGGCGCCGCCAACGCGTCGAGCGGCCACAAGGGCGGCCATTTCGCAGCGGTCGCGGCAATGGGCGCGCTGTCTGCGCTCGTCGTCGGCGCCTGCATGACGGCGCCGCTGTTCGCGGTGCTTGCGTTCATCGCGCATACCGGCAACGCGCTGCTCGGCGGCGCGGCGCTGTTCGCGATGGGGCTGGGGCTCGGCGTGCCGCTGTTGATCGTCGGCGTCGGCGCGGGCACGTTGCTGCCGCGCGCGGGGACGTGGATGGACGGCGTGAAGGTGTTCTTCGGCATCGTTCTGCTCGCGGCCGCGCTGTGGATCGTCTGGCCGGTGCTCGGCGGGGCGTTCCGGATGATGCTGGCCGCGCTGTGGCTGCTCGTCGCGGCGGCCGCGCTCGGCCTGTTCTCGCCGCATGCGGGCACGCCATCGATCTGGCGGCGCCTCGGGCGCGGGCTCGGCGCGGCGCTGGCAATCTGGGCGGCCACGCTGCTCGTCGGTCTCGCCGCGGGATCGACCGATCCCGTCAAGCCGCTGGCGGTGCTTGCCGCGCGCACGACCGCGTCGGTGGCCGGCACGCCGGCAGCCGGCGCGCAGGAAGGGCCGGCCTTTGCGTCGGTGGGGTCGAATGGCGAGCTCGATGCGCTGCTGAGGACATCGGGCCAGCCCGTGATGCTCGATTTCTACGCCGACTGGTGCGTGAGCTGCAAGGAGATGGAGCATCTGACCTTCACCGACTCGCGCGTGCAGGCGCGGCTTGCGCAATTGCACCTGGTGCGCGCGGACGTCACCGCGAACAATCCGGACGATCAGGCGCTGCTGAAGCGCTTCAACCTGTTCGGCCCGCCCGGGATCATCTTCTTCGATCGCAACGGCAAGGAAATCGGGCGGGTGGTCGGCTATCAGGCCGCCGAGACGTTCCTGCGCAGCCTCGATCGAGCGGCGGTGCCGACGGTATAA